A region of Candidatus Megaera polyxenophila DNA encodes the following proteins:
- a CDS encoding ribosome silencing factor RsfS — translation MIDTPNELKDFIVKILEDKNAQNITVLKLGNEIPLATYMIFASGRSTKNITAIAEHIVYELKHTAQWPASAEGLNNSDWILLDAGDVILHIFHPEAREKFKLEELWSKKK, via the coding sequence ATGATTGATACTCCAAATGAGCTAAAGGACTTTATTGTCAAAATATTAGAAGATAAAAACGCTCAAAATATTACAGTACTTAAACTTGGCAATGAAATACCACTGGCAACATATATGATTTTTGCTAGTGGTAGATCTACAAAAAATATAACGGCAATCGCAGAACATATAGTGTATGAATTAAAACATACTGCGCAGTGGCCGGCTTCTGCTGAAGGTCTTAACAATTCAGATTGGATTTTACTGGATGCGGGAGACGTTATCCTTCATATTTTCCATCCTGAGGCAAGAGAAAAATTTAAACTCGAA
- a CDS encoding bolA family transcriptional regulator: protein MAISEEELLLILQQKFPNAKIKLKDLAGDQDHYSLEINDPSFKNIPLVKQHKLVNTALAEVLHSKLHAITIKTKHY, encoded by the coding sequence ATGGCCATTTCCGAAGAAGAATTATTGTTAATACTACAACAAAAATTTCCTAATGCAAAAATAAAATTAAAGGATTTAGCCGGAGACCAAGATCATTATTCTTTAGAAATAAACGATCCTTCATTTAAAAATATTCCATTAGTTAAACAGCATAAATTAGTTAACACAGCTTTAGCAGAAGTACTACATAGTAAGCTTCATGCTATCACTATTAAAACCAAACATTATTAG